AACTACCAAATATTTTGAGTTGTGAATAATGGAGTAAGTTGCCAATTTATGAGTTCCAACATCTACTTTTATTTCTTTTAAAGTTTCAGTATTATTATCACTGTCTTTATCGCACGAAACGAATGTAAAGAATAAACTTAGTCCAATTTTTGCAATAATGTTTTTTGCTGATTTCATTTCTTTAAGATTAAAATTTTCAGCAAAAATCCCTTAAAAACAAAGGCTGGTCGTTCTGATTTATAAATTAGAACCTATTTGTTTCTTATATTCTGACGGAGTTTGTCCTGTGACTTTTTTAAATGTAGTATTAAAAACCGTTTTTGAATTAAAACCTACAGAAAACCCAATTCCTAATAAACTTAAACGATCCGTTTCAGAATCAATCATTAATTTTTTAGCTTCTTCAATTCGATATCTGTTTATAAACTGATAGAAATTTTCACCAAATCCATTATTGATTACGTACGAAAGTATATGCGTAGAAATTTTCATCGAACCAGCCAGTTTTACTAAACTTAAACCAAATTCTAAAAAAGGCTTTTCGGTTTCCATTAATTGTAATAATCTGATTTTTTGTTCTTCTAATTCTTCGTTGGTCAGCAATTGTTTTCGTTTACCTTCTGGTAAAGAAGTTTCAACAATAATAGTTTCTATTTCTTCTTTTTCTTTTAAACTATATGGAAAGATTTCTTTTTGTTTCTGCCAATAATAAGTTATGTAGAGAATACTTAAAAAGTAAATCAAACTTGTCAGGACATCGAAGGTTTTGTTTCCTTCGGATATTTGAAATACAATATCAAGAATCCAAAAAATCGTGATAAAAATAACACCGACAATAATATTTTTTAGCCATTTCAAATCCAGATTCTCAGAAGTAGAATTTAAAAGTTTAATCGTTTTTTCATGCTTAACAATTTTTCGATAAGCCAGAAAACAATAAATAAAAACGTATAGGCTGAAAATAAAATTAAATATTGCTATGGTTTTCTGTACAATTTCCGGACTTATATCTTCAGGTTTATTGTTGTCGTCTATTAACCAGGAAATAATAAGAAGAATAAAGATTAGGAAAGCGAAACTAAAATGCAAGTAATCAATTACTTTCCATTTTCTAACTGGCTCGATATAATAGCAAACACTTAGATAAAATACCGGAGCAACGACAAAACTGGAGATATTTATTAATTGATTCAGAATATCATCTTCTGTGAGTATTTTGCTGTCTACAATAACATTTTCAAGTAATATTAAAAAAATACAGCCTACAAAAGATCCAAACCATCGATTGGCTTTTATATTAATCTTATTTTGATTTACAAAAATTATAAATGTCAGTAAAAATGCTGCACCGCAAATTATTGCATTGAATATTGAGTACATAAAACAATTTTGATCACAAATCTAAGTAATTAAGTTTGTCTTAGTCAACTTAAATAAGTTTAACAATTCGTAAATGGTAATATAAAAGTTTACTTTTGCAAAAAGTTATGTTTTCTAAAACATTCATAACTTATAATTTATAACTCATATTTTACAAAGTGAATTACTTATCTGTAGAAAATATATCGAAGTCATTTGGCGAAAGAACGCTTTTTGACAATATCTCATTTGGAATCAATAAAGACCAAAAAATTGCTTTTATAGCTAAAAACGGTTCGGGAAAAACGACCATTATGAGTATTATCAATGGTTTGGATGAACCTGATACTGGACAAGTTGTTTTAAGAAAAGGAATCCGTATGGCGTTTCTTTCTCAGGATAATAATCTACAAGACGAGTTAACCATTGAGGAAAGCATTTTTGCATCAGACAATGAAACGCTTAAAGTAATTGAAGCTTACGAAAAAGCACTTGAAAATCCAGACGATGAAGAAGCTTATCAAAAAGCTTTTGACGGAATGGACCAACATAATGCGTGGGATTTTGAAACGCAATACAAACAAATTTTATTCAAATTAAAACTGGAAGATTTTAAACTTAAAGTAAAAAATCTTTCGGGTGGACAAAAAAAGCGTCTTTCATTAGCGATAATTTTGATTAATCGCCCTGATTTATTGATTCTTGATGAGCCAACCAATCACCTGGATCTTGAAATGATCGAATGGCTGGAAAGTTATTTTGCCAAAGAAAATATTACCTTGTTTATGGTAACACACGACCGTTTCTTCTTGGAGCGTGTTTGTAACGAAATCATCGAACTTGACAATGGTAAATTATACCAATACAAAGGAAATTACTCTTATTATTTAGAGAAAAAAGAAGAAAGAATTACTTCTGAAAATGCAAGTGTTGACAAAGCAAAAAACTTATTCGTAAAAGAATTAGAATGGATGCGTCGTCAGCCAAAAGCGAGAACAACAAAATCAAAATCACGTCAGGATGATTTTTATGTAATTAAAGAAAAAGCACAAAGTCGTCGTAAAGAAAACAAAGTTGAGCTTGAAATTAACATGGAAAGAATGGGAAGCAAGATTATCGAGCTTCACAAAATTTCTAAAAAATTCAAAGATCACGTTATTCTGGACAACTTCAGTTTTGATTTTCAGCGTGGAGAACGTATCGGAATTATTGGAAAAAACGGAACCGGAAAATCGACTTTCTTAAATCTTCTTACGGGAACAATTCCGTTGGATAGCGGACGCGTTGTAAAAGGTGACACAATCAAGATTGGTTATTATACACAAAGCGGAATCAATCCGAAACCGAATCAGCGTGTTATAGATATTATTAAAGAATACGGAGAATATATTCCGCTTGCAAAAGGTCGAATGATTTCGGCTTCGCAATTGTTGGAGCGTTTTCTTTTTGATGCTAAAAAACAATATGATTTCGTAGAAAAATTAAGCGGTGGCGAATTAAAACGTTTGTATTTATGTACGGTTTTAATTCAGAATCCTAACTTTTTGATTCTGGATGAGCCTACAAACGATTTAGATATCGTGACTTTAAATGTACTTGAAAGTTTCCTTTTAGATTACCCAGGTTGTTTACTTGTAGTTTCTCACGACCGTTATTTTATGGATAAAATTGTCGATCACTTATTTATCTTTAGAGGAAAAGGAGAAATTGAAAGCTTCCCAGGAAACTATTCTGATTTCAGAGCTTACGAAGACAGTGCCGATGTTGCTCAAAAAGAAGAAAACAAAGCCGAAAAGAAAGATTGGAAACAAAATAATCCAACAGGAAATCTAACTTTCAACGAGCAAAAAGAATATCAAAAACTAGAAAGAGAAATAAAAGATTTAGAAATTGATAAAACTAAAATCGAACAATTATTCTCTGATGGAAAAGTAGCTGACGCTGACATCGAGAAAAAAGCTAACGAATTACAAAATATCATCAATAAGATAGATCAAAAAGAAGAACGTTGGTTTGAACTTTCGGCTAAGATCGAGGGATAATCCACGAGCTTTCGAGAGAAAAACAGAAGTTTATATTATAAAGAGCCTCAATGCTATTAGTGACAACACTAAAAGTATTGAGGCTCTTTTTTTTTTGCTAAAAAGCAATCTAAAATTAACAAGAAACTATTTTAAAAAATAAAGCCTTTTTTATCATTTGCAATGGTAAATACCTATTTTAGCAGAAGAAAAAAACTAATCTATAAAACAAAAAAGAAGAACAATATTAGCATTAATAATGTTCGACAGTACTTTACAACATAAAAAAATGGAATCGAAGAACAAGATTTTAAAATTACGTTTAACTATAAGTTTTGCATTAACATTAATAACTATACTGTCTTTTTCATGCAAAAATGATTCGCCAAAAAATAATATTCCAAATACAACACAACTAAATCCAACCAAAAAAGCGGTTGTAACTCCTGAGGAAATATCAGAAACGGAATTAAATGTCTTTTTTCAAGATTTCATAAAAGCTTTTAATACTAATAATGAAAAAGAAATAAATAAGTTCATTGACGAAAAAGATGGTTTTATCGAATATGTTTATGACGGTCCTTATCCTATAATAATTTTTGCTAACAAAATGAGTTATAAAGAATGGTTTGAAACTAAAATCCATACAACCGTTTCTTCTGAAAAATTCCCAACTTATCTAGGAGATACCAAATTTGAGAAAACAGGCTTTTTTTATGAAAAATATGAGAATAAATTCAAGCTTTCTGATTTTGATAATGGTTACGTAAATCTTTCAGATTCTGTTTTTGAATCTCACCATGCATTGGAGGATAAATGTAATTACAGAGCACGCGCAATGGATGTTGATGGAAAACGTATTTACAATTTCTACTTTGCGATTACAAAAGAAAAGAAAAAGATTGTAGGATTATCTTATGATTATACCGATGATGTTACATACAGTGATCCACAAACAGGTTTCATACCTTTTGAATCCAAAAAAGACATTGAAAACTACATTACAGAACAGCAAAAATTCTGTGATTCCAAAAATAAATCTTATATCGATTTTGCTAAAAAAGAATTTACTTACTGGGATTTTAAAGAAAAACCATTTGTATTTAAAAGTTATGAAATTGGAAATATCGAAATACAATCCAAAAAATTAAAAACACGAAAAATCATTTTTCACAATGCGGATGCAAATGAAGAATATGATCGTGATTTTACGATGACATTGTCAAACAAAGGAACATTTGTAGTTACACCCATGGGAGCCAGACCATCTTATGAATATATAATTTGTAAATAATTCCAAAAACAAAATACCTAATTTCATTATATTTACGACTTTAAAAAATCTACTTTTCATGAAACATCTTTTTTCTGCATTATTTATAATGACACTTTTTATTTCTTGCTCTAATGACAAACCTACTAATCAAGAGCCACAAAAAACAGATTACACTGTTGAAAACGAAAAAGAAATCACTGATTATATTGCCAAAAACAAACTAACAGCGACAAGAACCGCTTCTGGTTTGTATTATATTATCGATGAACCTGGAACAGGTGCACAACCAACGGCAACGTCAAATGTAACTGTAGCTTATAGAGGCTATTATACAAGCGGAAAAATATTCAACCAAAGCGACGCTGCAGGTGTCTCTTTTTCTTTAACCGAAGTTATTAAAGGCTGGACAGAAGGTATTCCTTATTTTAAAACAGGCGGAAGTGGAGCTCTTTTAGTTCCTTCACATTTAGGTTACGGAAGTGTTACTACTAAGGGAATTCCCGGAGGTTCAGTTCTTATTTTTGACGTTAAATTGATTAAAGTTAATTAAGTTCAAAATATCATCTCAATAAAAAAAGCCACAAGAAGATTTAATCTTTTTATGGCTTTTTTATTTTTACAGTCTGAAAACTGAGATTTATATTCTACCAAGGAATCGGATTATAATCTTTCAGGAATTTTCCACACCAATGTTTTCCGGTATTAATTCCGTCAAATAAAGGATCCATAACACGAGCGGCGCCATCAACAATATCCAATGGCGGTTGAAAATCTTCTAATTCCTGCTTCTTTTTTGCCAATTCGGCAGGATCTTCGTCAGTTACCCAACCTGTATCAACGGCATTCATAAAAATTCCGTGTTTTGCCAAAGTTCCTGATGATGTATGTGTTAACATATTCAATGCAGCTTTTGCCATATTAGTATGCGGATGACGATCTTCTTTAAAGAAACGATGAAACTTTCCTTCCATCGCCGAAACATTTATAATGTGTTTTTTGCCTGTATTATCTTTTTTCATTACTTCAGAAAGTCGGTTACATAACACAAATGGCGCAACAGAATTTACTAATTGTACTTCAATCATTTCTGTAGTTTCTATTTGCCCTAAACGTAAACGCCAACTATTTGTTTTTCGCAAATCAACTTGTTGCAAATCTGCATCGAGTTCTCCTTCTGGAAAAACTTCATTTGCGACCAATGCATTATCAAAAGAATATGGAATTTGAGATAATTGAGCCGAAGCGCGCAAACCAATTCCAGGTTCTGGTCCGTGCCAGGTTACCGGCATATTTTCATTCGAAGAAAAACCAGTTGTCAAAACTTTTAGTTCGTCCAGACAATTCAAATGATCTAATAATAAATCTTGCGCTTGTTTAGGAAGTGAAGTAATTGACAATTCTTCATTTTCCATTAAATGGGAATAAAATCCAGCGGGACGTCTCACCGTTTGTGCTGCATTATTAATCAGAATATCCAAACGCTCGTATTTTTGCTCTATAAAATTGCAGAAAATCTCCACACTCGGAATATGTCTTAAATCTAAACCATGAATTTTTAAGCGATGTCCCCATTCCATGAAATCTTCTTCTTTAGCAAATCGCAAAGCCGAATCAACCGGAAAACGTGTTGTCGCAATAACAGTTGCTCCGCCACGCAAAAGCATTAATGTAATATGATAACCAATTTTTAATCGGGAACCTGTAATAATAGCAATTTGTCCTTTTACATCGGCAGTTTGAAAACGTTTAGCATAATTAAAATCACCGCAATCTGTACACATTGTGTCATAAAAGTGGTGCATTTTAGTAAATTCTGTTTTACAAACGTAACAATTTCGTGGAGTTTCGAGTTCTAATGCTTCTTTTAGAGCAAGATCATTTAGAGCCAATAATTTTGGTGCAACAAATATACTCGCTTCACGCGCATGACGAATTCCGGTTTCTTTACGCGTCGTTTTGTCTTTCTTCTCTTTTTTACGTTTTGCAGCTTGCAAACCATCTTTTACTCTTCTGGAAAACTCATCACGATCCGGTCTCGAAAACATTCCTGCTTCTTTGATTAAGGCAATTCGTTGTTCTTTCGGAATATCAAATATCTGATCTGTATTGGCATTCAGTTGTGCTAAAATGGCAATGCATTTATTAATTTCTTCCGAGGTTATTGTATTCTTACTTTCTACTTCTTCCTTCAACATTATAAAACGTATTACTATTTGCTTAATGGGCAAATATAGTCTTTTTGAAAGTCATAAACTTCAAAGTCAAAAGTGGTAAAGTATCGTTTTATACCTTTAAAACTTTCGACTTTATGACTTTCGACTTTTTTGTATCTTCGCGCCTACTTGTTAAACATTTATATGCTATTTCAAATTAAATCTTATTTAAAATTCCTTTGGGATTCCAAAAACGAGCATGGAGTACATTCGCCGTTTGTTTTTAATTTATTGACAAAATGTTTTTACGACAAGAAAACCAAACCCGAATATTCGATTTTGCGAAACTATCGAAAATCATTACTTAATAACAAAAACTTTATTGAAGTAACTGATTTTGGCGCCGGTTCAAAAGTATTTAAATCGAATAGAAGACAAATTTCGAAAATTGCA
This genomic window from Flavobacterium sp. 9 contains:
- a CDS encoding AraC family transcriptional regulator, which produces MYSIFNAIICGAAFLLTFIIFVNQNKINIKANRWFGSFVGCIFLILLENVIVDSKILTEDDILNQLINISSFVVAPVFYLSVCYYIEPVRKWKVIDYLHFSFAFLIFILLIISWLIDDNNKPEDISPEIVQKTIAIFNFIFSLYVFIYCFLAYRKIVKHEKTIKLLNSTSENLDLKWLKNIIVGVIFITIFWILDIVFQISEGNKTFDVLTSLIYFLSILYITYYWQKQKEIFPYSLKEKEEIETIIVETSLPEGKRKQLLTNEELEEQKIRLLQLMETEKPFLEFGLSLVKLAGSMKISTHILSYVINNGFGENFYQFINRYRIEEAKKLMIDSETDRLSLLGIGFSVGFNSKTVFNTTFKKVTGQTPSEYKKQIGSNL
- a CDS encoding ABC-F family ATP-binding cassette domain-containing protein, with the protein product MNYLSVENISKSFGERTLFDNISFGINKDQKIAFIAKNGSGKTTIMSIINGLDEPDTGQVVLRKGIRMAFLSQDNNLQDELTIEESIFASDNETLKVIEAYEKALENPDDEEAYQKAFDGMDQHNAWDFETQYKQILFKLKLEDFKLKVKNLSGGQKKRLSLAIILINRPDLLILDEPTNHLDLEMIEWLESYFAKENITLFMVTHDRFFLERVCNEIIELDNGKLYQYKGNYSYYLEKKEERITSENASVDKAKNLFVKELEWMRRQPKARTTKSKSRQDDFYVIKEKAQSRRKENKVELEINMERMGSKIIELHKISKKFKDHVILDNFSFDFQRGERIGIIGKNGTGKSTFLNLLTGTIPLDSGRVVKGDTIKIGYYTQSGINPKPNQRVIDIIKEYGEYIPLAKGRMISASQLLERFLFDAKKQYDFVEKLSGGELKRLYLCTVLIQNPNFLILDEPTNDLDIVTLNVLESFLLDYPGCLLVVSHDRYFMDKIVDHLFIFRGKGEIESFPGNYSDFRAYEDSADVAQKEENKAEKKDWKQNNPTGNLTFNEQKEYQKLEREIKDLEIDKTKIEQLFSDGKVADADIEKKANELQNIINKIDQKEERWFELSAKIEG
- a CDS encoding FKBP-type peptidyl-prolyl cis-trans isomerase, whose product is MKHLFSALFIMTLFISCSNDKPTNQEPQKTDYTVENEKEITDYIAKNKLTATRTASGLYYIIDEPGTGAQPTATSNVTVAYRGYYTSGKIFNQSDAAGVSFSLTEVIKGWTEGIPYFKTGGSGALLVPSHLGYGSVTTKGIPGGSVLIFDVKLIKVN
- a CDS encoding SDR family oxidoreductase — protein: MLKEEVESKNTITSEEINKCIAILAQLNANTDQIFDIPKEQRIALIKEAGMFSRPDRDEFSRRVKDGLQAAKRKKEKKDKTTRKETGIRHAREASIFVAPKLLALNDLALKEALELETPRNCYVCKTEFTKMHHFYDTMCTDCGDFNYAKRFQTADVKGQIAIITGSRLKIGYHITLMLLRGGATVIATTRFPVDSALRFAKEEDFMEWGHRLKIHGLDLRHIPSVEIFCNFIEQKYERLDILINNAAQTVRRPAGFYSHLMENEELSITSLPKQAQDLLLDHLNCLDELKVLTTGFSSNENMPVTWHGPEPGIGLRASAQLSQIPYSFDNALVANEVFPEGELDADLQQVDLRKTNSWRLRLGQIETTEMIEVQLVNSVAPFVLCNRLSEVMKKDNTGKKHIINVSAMEGKFHRFFKEDRHPHTNMAKAALNMLTHTSSGTLAKHGIFMNAVDTGWVTDEDPAELAKKKQELEDFQPPLDIVDGAARVMDPLFDGINTGKHWCGKFLKDYNPIPW